CCTGCTTTTTCCAACTTTTCCATGATTCCCGGAAGCGCAGATTCTGAAGAACTGGTTCCCAAGACCAAAAGAAGTTCCTCTTTAAGGTAAATTAATAACTTGAAAATATTAAATCCATTATACCAAGCAACAGCTCCTAGAACTAATGCCACAAAAAGGAAAGAAGTAATATAGAATGTACCTACCAAAAAAATCAGATTCAGTACAGAATGAAGTCCATATTTTCCAATAGTAAAAGCCATAGCCCCAAAAGCGCCTATTGGGGCAAGCTTCATCAGCATATGAACAATCTTGAATATAGGAGTAGACAGATCCTGAAGAAAATCAGTTACTTTCTGGCTTTTTTCCTTTGTTAAAACCAGTGCAACACCCATTAAAATTGCGACAAGAAGAACCTGAAGGATATTATCACCAATTAAAGGACTAAAAAGCGTTTCAGGAATAATATTCATGATGAATCCTGTTAATGAAGATTCATGAGCTTTCTCCTGATATTGAGCTACATCTCCTGAAAGGGTAGCAGGGTCAATATTAAAACCGTGGCCGGGTTGTAAAATATTTCCAACAAACAAACCGATAATTAGGGCTAGGGTAGAGAACGTAAAAAAATAGATCATTGCCTTTATTGCAATTCTTCCCACCTTTTTAAGGTCTGTCATATGGGCAATTCCTAACGTAAGGGTGATAAAAATGACCGGAGCAATGATCATCTTTACCAATTTGATAAAGCCATCGCCTAAAGGTTTCATTTTTTCTCCTAATTCAGGATAGAATCTTCCCAGAATAATACCTGCAACTATTGCTATAATAACCTGAAAATAAAGCTGATTGTGTATTTTTTTTGCTTTCAAAGAACAGTCGTTTTATTTTTTTTAAGGCCGAAAATTAAGAAATTTTATCTAAAAACATGATAAAAGTCATTAAAAATACACTGTGTTAATGTTGATGGGATATAAAAAGTTCGGCTTCATTTTAAATGAAGCCGAACTTTTATTGATTGTATGTGACAAAAGAAATTATTCCACAGCAACGGAGTCATCTCCACGGCCGTCTGCTACGGCATGGATATTTCCATTCTCGTCAATAACAATTATTTCTGTTTTTCCGATGTATTTTGTTTTTTCAATGACATAGTTTTTACTTTTCAGATCAGCAATGGTGCTTTCAGGAAAGTTATTTTCTACTGTTATGGTTTCCGGAAGCCACTGGTGGTGAAATTTAGGAGCATTTACGGAAATATTGGCGTTTAATTTAAAATCTACCACATTTATAATAGACTGATATACTGAAGTTGGAATCGTAGTTCCTCCCGGAGTTCCTACTACCATATAAGGTTTCCCGTTTTTAAGCAGGATTGTTGGTGTCATGGAAGAGAGCATTCTTTTATTAGGCTGGAT
This genomic interval from Chryseobacterium joostei contains the following:
- a CDS encoding dicarboxylate/amino acid:cation symporter, which gives rise to MKAKKIHNQLYFQVIIAIVAGIILGRFYPELGEKMKPLGDGFIKLVKMIIAPVIFITLTLGIAHMTDLKKVGRIAIKAMIYFFTFSTLALIIGLFVGNILQPGHGFNIDPATLSGDVAQYQEKAHESSLTGFIMNIIPETLFSPLIGDNILQVLLVAILMGVALVLTKEKSQKVTDFLQDLSTPIFKIVHMLMKLAPIGAFGAMAFTIGKYGLHSVLNLIFLVGTFYITSFLFVALVLGAVAWYNGFNIFKLLIYLKEELLLVLGTSSSESALPGIMEKLEKAGCSRAIVGLVVPTGYSFNLDGTNIYMTLASLFIAQALNIHLPIEKQLMLLLVAMLSSKGAAGVTGAGFVTLAATLAVVPEIPIAGMTLILGIDKFMSECRALTNVIGNSVATVVVANWEKQLDKEQFHYCLNHPHEIEKEMEM